A single region of the Raphanus sativus cultivar WK10039 chromosome 1, ASM80110v3, whole genome shotgun sequence genome encodes:
- the LOC108839030 gene encoding uncharacterized protein LOC108839030 produces the protein MVVGPNYVVKSYPRFCTRGYAFTTEKTKRSRTTYDAGVCSASGDDVYYGHIHEILEIKYLGMLGLRCTVFYCDWHDITPDRGVRTDAFGVTSVNSRRKLQYYDPFILASQADQVCYIKYPRVRNRDDPWVTVTRLNPRGRVQGSSELEDPLQPIESSNLCAAEDVAGVGLVVDFTDFAEEAVVHAQDEPVIGEFHQDPDSDSSGDDDSESE, from the exons ATGGTGGTTGGACCAAACTATGTTGtgaagtcatatccgagattttgtactcgaggatatgcattcacaactGAAAAGACGAAACGTTCGCGTACGACCTATGATGCTGGCGTTTGTTCTGCATCGGGAGATGATGTATACTACGGACACATACATGAGATTTTGGAAATCAAGTATTTGGGCATGCTTGGATTGCGCTGTACtgttttctattgtgattggcACGACATCACTCCAGATCGAGGTGTGAGAACAGATGCATTTGGTGTTACATCAGTAAATTCGAGACGAAAGCtgcaatattatgatcctttcattcttgcttctcaggcCGATCAG gtttgttatatcaaGTACCCCCGGGTAAGGaacagagatgatccatgggtTACTGTTACCAGACTCAACCCGAGAGGCCGAGTTCAGGGGAGTTCTGAGCTGGAAGACCCACTACAACCAATCGAATCCAGTAACTTATGTGCAGCAGAAGATGTAGCAGGAGTTGGCCTTgtagtagatttcaccgacttcgcagaggaagccgtcgttcacgcacaggatgaaccagttattggagagtttcaccaagatccagattcagattcatctgGTGATGATGACTCGGAATCagagtag